ACTTCGGGTTGAGCGTCTTGAGCTGCGCGCCAGTCGCGCGCAATTTCTCGATTCCTTCCTGCGTTTTCGGCGGGAAAAACTCGAATGAGAGTTCGATCGGTTTCATGGGAAGAGTTGAACGCGCGCGCAAGGCACTCGCGTTCTTAGAAGTTGCGCTGACCGAGGATCACCGCCGACAGCAGCCAGGACACGATGCTGTACAGAATCGAGCCAATGAACGCCGACCAGAAACCCGACACCTCGAAGCCTTTCAGCAACGAAGCGCACAGCCAGAAACACAGCGCATTCACCACGAGGATGAACAACCCGAGCGTGAGAATGGTC
This window of the Caballeronia sp. SBC1 genome carries:
- a CDS encoding phage holin family protein, whose protein sequence is MSVLLTWLINALALLIITYLVPSIHIRSFGTALIVAIVLGLINTFLRPLLVLLTLPVTILTLGLFILVVNALCFWLCASLLKGFEVSGFWSAFIGSILYSIVSWLLSAVILGQRNF